In Calditrichota bacterium, a single genomic region encodes these proteins:
- a CDS encoding GHMP kinase has product MTTMVSDLVVSAPGRISLFGEHQDYLHLPVITAAINLRISIHGKRRDDNRFVFHLPDIGEEEIIELNFPIEYKKERDYLRSPFNVLYRHGVAIPGGYDIKITSEIPINSGTSSSSAMIVALVKFLLTVSNDRRRNNPYEIARLAHLAEV; this is encoded by the coding sequence ATGACAACGATGGTAAGTGATCTGGTTGTATCCGCCCCTGGTCGAATTAGCCTCTTTGGCGAGCATCAAGACTATCTGCATCTGCCTGTGATTACTGCCGCGATAAATCTGCGTATTAGCATTCACGGGAAAAGGAGAGACGATAATCGCTTTGTTTTTCACCTCCCTGACATCGGCGAGGAAGAGATCATTGAGTTAAATTTCCCCATCGAGTACAAAAAAGAGCGCGACTATCTTCGTTCCCCGTTCAATGTGCTATATCGGCATGGCGTTGCTATTCCTGGCGGCTATGATATTAAAATTACCAGCGAAATACCGATAAATTCCGGCACCAGCAGTTCTTCTGCCATGATCGTCGCGTTAGTGAAGTTTCTATTGACAGTTTCCAATGATCGAAGGCGGAATAATCCTTATGAAATAGCGCGTCTGGCGCATTTAGCTGAAGT
- a CDS encoding T9SS type A sorting domain-containing protein codes for MKKNNPKARYMMKKILLWMLIFTFVFTALLSQEKDSFYSIQTHFGQVYRPDMDSTQVIKMLDLVQDAGITAIRDEIYWSLIELEPGNFQFPPVFDFYISEALKRNLDVLLILDYNNPLYAPASNSGVSTDSNRTAFANYCRQVAARYFPLGVKNYEIWNEPNIPIFWSPSPNAEDYFKLLEVAYPALKSVSQEIQVIGCATSPAEGEPSPFIPGINFIQQVFDFGGGNYLDAVSFHQYHVDSPPENYLFTEISRLQAIVGNELPIWMTEVGYPTNSGWPYISLDKQANYIPRLFLMGKSITQLKRISYYDLKNDGIDAANPEHNFGILTYDLQPKPAYHSLKAAATLIGNKTLTDQQIGPDVYLFKFSDGDSGIIACWRKLGQKEQELKILWDKLAILNRDGNLQYYSLISGDSVEIQLNENLTYIKSLNELPVIGQFSLSLPAIILFPDQIFAPRISCSDTAEIPIHISADLINWNYTGGFGNLSTDGKFVASQADSGMLIAEFYGIRDTTEVKVVEPANYQLDDFLTATGWRTELANLDSNLCSFAICDSIASTGNTSAELNYQFTFNPQIPRQDYQFRLKNFVPIPGKSDSLLLDVYGDGSPILVGYQFQDVEGKIFTKKLYNFPIDWRSRWRTIPFTFASLRGSVKYPVFLTDIVFYLSVSSMNNGETYSGKIYIDNLRSSVREDTKVLESEKGRSSNLPELKIFPNPTNSEIKISYYVSVRGKISMNLYNLLGQRVLSLSSGNRKSGNYSLRADLSNLTSGLYFIRYQSSKSQTVKKILYLK; via the coding sequence ATGAAGAAAAACAATCCCAAAGCGAGGTACATGATGAAAAAAATATTGCTCTGGATGCTTATCTTCACTTTCGTTTTTACTGCTCTTCTATCACAGGAAAAAGATTCATTCTATTCCATCCAGACACATTTTGGCCAAGTTTATCGTCCGGATATGGATTCAACGCAGGTCATTAAAATGCTCGATCTGGTGCAAGACGCGGGCATTACCGCTATTCGCGATGAAATTTACTGGTCTCTCATTGAACTGGAGCCGGGAAATTTCCAATTCCCTCCAGTTTTTGACTTTTACATTTCAGAGGCATTGAAACGAAATTTGGACGTTCTGCTTATTCTTGATTACAATAATCCACTTTATGCACCTGCTTCAAACTCCGGCGTCTCCACGGACAGCAATCGCACCGCTTTTGCCAATTATTGTCGGCAGGTTGCAGCGCGCTATTTTCCGTTGGGAGTGAAAAATTACGAAATCTGGAATGAGCCGAATATTCCAATTTTTTGGAGCCCAAGCCCGAACGCCGAAGATTATTTCAAATTGCTCGAAGTCGCGTATCCTGCGTTGAAATCTGTTAGTCAGGAAATTCAAGTCATTGGCTGTGCCACATCACCGGCAGAAGGGGAGCCGTCGCCTTTCATTCCTGGAATTAATTTCATCCAGCAGGTTTTCGATTTTGGCGGCGGAAATTATCTGGACGCAGTTTCTTTTCATCAGTACCATGTCGATTCGCCCCCAGAAAATTATTTATTCACGGAAATTTCCCGGTTACAGGCAATTGTGGGAAATGAACTACCGATCTGGATGACAGAAGTCGGTTATCCTACAAACAGTGGTTGGCCCTATATTTCCCTGGACAAGCAGGCAAATTATATCCCGAGACTTTTCCTCATGGGTAAATCAATCACTCAACTGAAGCGAATTTCTTACTATGATTTAAAGAATGACGGTATCGACGCAGCGAATCCTGAGCATAATTTTGGAATTCTGACTTATGACTTGCAACCTAAACCAGCCTATCACTCGCTAAAAGCCGCGGCAACGCTTATCGGAAATAAAACTTTGACAGACCAACAAATTGGGCCAGATGTTTACCTCTTTAAATTTAGTGATGGAGACAGCGGTATCATTGCTTGTTGGAGAAAGCTGGGGCAAAAGGAACAAGAACTAAAAATTCTCTGGGATAAATTGGCGATCTTGAACCGCGATGGCAATTTGCAATATTACTCATTAATTTCAGGAGATTCAGTTGAAATTCAATTGAATGAAAACTTGACTTACATCAAGTCGCTGAATGAATTGCCTGTCATCGGGCAATTTTCTCTATCATTGCCGGCAATTATTCTTTTTCCTGATCAAATTTTTGCACCAAGGATTTCATGCTCAGATACAGCCGAAATTCCGATTCATATTTCAGCAGATTTGATCAACTGGAATTATACAGGCGGATTTGGAAATCTTTCCACGGATGGCAAATTTGTCGCCAGTCAGGCTGATTCGGGGATGTTAATTGCAGAATTTTACGGAATCAGGGATACGACAGAAGTGAAAGTTGTGGAGCCAGCAAATTATCAATTGGACGATTTTCTGACTGCAACAGGCTGGCGAACAGAATTGGCGAATTTAGATTCCAATTTGTGTTCATTTGCCATTTGTGATTCAATAGCTTCAACGGGTAACACATCGGCTGAATTAAATTATCAATTCACTTTCAATCCTCAGATTCCGCGGCAGGACTATCAATTTCGTTTGAAAAATTTCGTTCCCATTCCCGGAAAATCAGATTCTCTTTTGCTTGATGTTTACGGAGATGGATCGCCCATACTTGTAGGATATCAGTTTCAAGATGTGGAAGGCAAAATATTCACAAAAAAGCTGTATAATTTTCCCATTGATTGGCGCAGCAGGTGGAGAACGATTCCTTTTACATTTGCCTCTCTACGTGGAAGTGTGAAGTATCCTGTTTTTCTTACCGATATTGTTTTTTATTTATCGGTTTCATCCATGAATAACGGTGAAACTTACAGCGGAAAGATTTACATCGATAATTTGCGCAGCTCGGTCAGAGAAGATACAAAAGTTCTTGAATCGGAAAAGGGTAGAAGCTCCAATTTGCCAGAGCTAAAAATATTTCCCAATCCGACAAATTCCGAAATCAAAATTTCTTATTACGTATCGGTTCGGGGAAAAATATCAATGAATTTGTATAATTTATTGGGACAGAGAGTGTTATCGCTTTCCTCCGGGAACAGAAAGAGCGGCAATTACTCTTTACGTGCGGATTTGAGCAATTTGACAAGCGGACTTTATTTTATACGCTACCAAAGTAGCAAATCTCAAACTGTGAAAAAAATTTTGTATTTGAAGTGA